tcacatttctatcaaatatcaaatgcattttattttgattctcagcaTGAGGGTcacaaaaaaacttaaaagtctagataaattgtattttccattcatcttgtaccgtcatggaattatttatttaaatgaaTTAGTTGAATATTATTATTGGAAATTCAACAACTTGTATTCATCCTGACTGTGCTGACAATAATCCCACAAAATCCAACTGCACAATACGTCCGTTTTTTGGTAGTTTTGATTTTATAAATCTTAGTAGTAGTCCCAATTCTAGGAAAGAACGCTGGGctgatgtcaccatccaatTTCGTTACAATGTTCACTGTCAGTCTAGTGAATgcgatggtgtaaatataacttgtgttTTGTAATGACCGAACTTACAAAATTGCTTCTCCTAAATTTGCGACTACTAATTTAACAACTTCGAAAGGgctccaatgtttatgaaatttgtcatcAGGTTATTTTTGGTGAGATTGAATTtaatgttcactgaaaaaccaatttataaaaattctcctacgatcaaaaagatcgaaaagatcgatcttcacgATTTTTTGGAGTaaaaaatcgatccaaaaatcgaaaatcgaagacGATAAGATGACACCGACTGCCCAAAAGCGACCTCTAcaacattttttattcaattgaacttgatttttttttcaaatggtgATACATCATTACAATTCACATAAATACCATATCCTTGTGCAGGATTTATtacagttttcaaaactgcctttcgttttgtggtgcgatggttgtttattgaattattcatcatcaaagacgaaggtcctgattctcgaatacacttcacggtggaaacgaaataaacggcacgccattgaactacgttttacgagttagtgaagtgtcgaagataataatgagttttcttcatgtgatgtaataatctcatataaaaatctcatctgaagataatttgatattataattataagtttagttggaaactaatctcgtaacCAGATGttgacaccgtaccgttgtcatcgcggatacgtttcattccgtttccaccgtgaagtgtattcgaagtgtattccaGAATCAGGCCCGAAGTAATAATCtttcattcaaactaaaatatctctgtattggaagatcctacaggaacgttctcgCAACAAattaaagctggttgataaggttaattggatttgttgTTGATTTGGTTAgcagaaaatctttgaaaaaacagagaaTAAATaagcgatttttcatttcttcccgatattgttgccactacacctacacacaccaagataaacaTATATACGTAAAATACTCCAATGCCTGAAAATTTTAGCATCAAAATGATATATATCCCATCaaaatgcgttgatttttcacgaagttacagcatgtggAAAATCACTTCCTTCCtactttgtttttaagaggctttaaactttgaagttcattcgcctctaaggaatcacttaaaatttccgatttcgcactctgttcctctaattttttttgtcgagtgtatatcgaAAATGGTCAGTCTTAGGACAATAAACTTTTCATCCAAAATTTCGTGTTTCTACACGGTTTATTGCGTTACTTTTCTTGTAAAGCTAAAATTTCACAAAGTACAGAAATTTCAtaagttttcaaaaattcgtatcTCCGTTTAGGAGAGTTTACCACGGCACCACTGTACATCAAGCTTTGTTAAATTAGAAGAGCTTtctaacaaaaataataaaagaaaaataccgAAGGGGTGATGTTTTCAGATATAATTTTGAAAGCCAAGTGTGAGAATTCCTATTCATTATTCCTGGTTTTATAAAGGTTATTCTATCATAGCGTTTGATACGCATaagaaaacaaaaatggaattGCTTTATTTGATGATTCAAGAATTGATACCTGTTTTccgaatatgtgaaaacaacatGAATATCAACCGGGTGAATTTCGGATGCAATGAAATGTTCGAGTGTCTTAGCATATATCGTTTATCACAATTAGAAAAACATATGCAAATACTCCTTTGCTGTTGGGTACTGCTCTTCGATCTGTCGGTACTTGTAGGCGTATTTATTCCGTTCCTCCGTCATTTGCAGCTCATGGTAGAAAGTGGCCAAAAATATATAAACGTCCTTTACTTTGACGTAACATTCCAGCTTCTGGAAGTAGCTCAAAGCTTGATCCAGCATCGGCAAACACTTTCCAATTTTCGCAAGCTTGTTGACTGGTTCCTGCTCCACAGCGAGAATACATTTAACGaacaaaaatagtactcttGCCTTATCGTATATTCCTCCGTTTGCGAGGATATTTTCTAGTCCATTTTTAACAGCCTTCAGCGCTTGATGGACAAGTTTCATGGTAAGTAAAATGTGCGAAAAGTGCATCTCGATGAGCGCTTTTTCATAATCCAGATAATTTTTACTGGCGATGGCGAGTGCTTCATTGAGAACATTAACAACTTCCATCCTGGTCATCTCCGGTGATATTGTTTGTAAATGAGCCTTCAGAAGAAGAGCTTTGACCCGAGTTAATGGTTCGATCGTTTCATCATCCAGCAACTGGCAAAGAAGTTGGTCTGCCGATTTGAGATTGAGACGCGCGAGAGCAAGTCGGGCTCGTTGCAATAACGACAGGTGTTTGTCTAATGTGTAGAGCTGGTAACAGGCACTACTGGCCTCCGTCCATTCTCTTCTGAATATTGCCTGCATCGAGCTGATGTAATGATCTGCGATCATCCATGATTTCGACAGCGGATATCGGGGGAAACGTTCTTTTGTGTGTTTTAACACCGTTAACGATAAGTTGAATTCACCCTGAATAGCTAACCATATAGTCAGCGAACATAACGCTTGACAAATTCCTTCGCCGTTGTATGTTTTGCCTAGAGATTTGAGGTCTGAATTCAACAAAAGCTGCGAACATAATGACGATACTTCGTTTTTGCCGTACATTGCCCACAGAGCAGCCCTCTCGGAGATAGCGTTCGCAATGAGGTCTATCATTGAGGTTTGACAGTTCAGAATGTCGCTTTTAAGCAGCACTTCGAACAACTTGGCAGGTGTGTACCCTGTGGATGCCGACGATTTCACCAACGCTTGAATCCCGAGCGAAATAGAGTGAACCAATGTGATCAGTTCTTTGTTGGCAATGTTTTTCTCTGTGAATTGGGGTTTACTGGCATCCAATATACAGAGCCAAGAATGAGCAAGCTGCAAACATATTTTGTCACTGTTCTCCTGGGCAAGCATAATGCACTCTTTGATACTGGCTAACGCTTCTCCATTGTGATTGAATAGTGCGTGCAATATAGCCAGATTCAACGCGGAATATTGATAATCTTTGTTATCCTGTGTGAGGGACATAGCATTGAGGGTGCTTCGATCAAAAGATCGATGAAGTGCGTCAACGGCGTTGAAAAAATCCCGAGATCTGACGCTGTTTAAATAACTCAGAAAATATGCCTGCGAATACAGTGGATGATCGtgaacaatttcattcaatcttgTTTGCATATCCTTCGGGTTCAAGGCATCAACTTCGTTGTTTTGCAACAACGCACTTTGCTGGGCAACAAACAGTTCCGATTGCTTTGTGGACCATTTACATGTTGAGCTCTTATCTTTGTAAGCACCCTGGGCTTCGAGGCTCATCAGACTTTCGTTATTTGACGAAGCGCTGCTTGATATTAGCACAGTTCTCATACCTTTCTCATAATACGCCACCGAATTTCGATACAGTGCCATGAACTCGGGAAAATTCATCTTATCCAACGTGACGTACACGCGACGGAAATAGAGGCCCACAATCCCTATCTGATAACTGCTAGCATTCTCGGTTATTAGTTTATCGATAATGCTGTATAGATCGAAGAGGACCTAATAATGCAATTAGTTCGTTCAGAAATTGGAGGCCATGACAATCCACGTGTCTTACCTCAATGCCCACCGTTTTCAACATTTTCATCAGCCGCTCGAATTCATCCATATGGGTCTGGTGAATTCCGTACACCGGGGACGTTAGCAATCCATACAGATCTTTGAAAGCCATATCCGGATACTGTATCAACTTCAGCAGAAGCATACAAAATTTGCGCCGATCCCGCACCGTAAACTGTATTTGGGGGTTTTCATCCGCAGCTTTTTTAAGGGAAAGGTATTCCTGAATGAGAAACACAACGGCCAGTTTGTGCGGGGTGAGAACATCCATTTTCGTGGCGCTTTGATTCGGCAGCCAAAAACCGATAGTTTCGGGTTCCTTCTTTGCACTCATATTCAGTGGTTGATTATTATCTACGTTTGAGAAAAGTGTAATGTAGGAATTTGTGTATTTGATACACAATATTTTGTACAATACCTGTGAACGATTTTATTGATTACACACGAGcgcaacaaaaaataacaccgTATCGCTCGGCGGATTATTTTGAACTTGGCTGAATGACGTCTCGGTCGTACTGTGTTGACGAGGGAATACCCACTGGCGTTGCATTATAAAACTCATTCCATAAATATGaccaatgtgaaaattttcatttccttCGTGTGATGATAGGGGAGGTGCGGGTAGGACGGACAGGTGGTTAATTTTTAGTTAcagtatgaatttcaaatgtctgttaatgagaatcccttctacatgttattctataatatttaaatcgccctatgacaatgaatattgatcaaaagtggaaaaggaaaacaaaaactGGAAACCATACATGATTCCGcttgtggatgtaatttttgcggcctcgatgttaagcattttgagtgagataatttcaaaatttaattcaCTGATGGTCATATTGAGTTGGGGAAAaatgttatccattattttctcggtagctggttttagtgatcaatatcccGCGTAATGTCAAACATACAGTTTAGGAGCTccttgtaaaggtgacatttcacactaaaaaaaatatttatatgttccattcagttgtgagttacagtgtAGAATCTGTTCCAATGGCCTCCGGATATCGTTCCGTCGTATGGGTTCCGTGCTGTCGAAATACATCCGTTCTCTGCTAGCTCGTACGTTGAATCGCTGCCGTCACCGCGCACCACTGTCTTTCAATAGAAGAGCAAAGTTACTTCTTCATAGGTGAGCATGTTTTAACTCTTCCTTGAGAAGGTGTACAATGTTGCATTCATAAGGTATGGCGAATACACTACAACCCCCCTTAAGAATAAATCAAACATATCCGCGTCTAGCTTTATTTCTCAGTTTCAAATTTATGCGATCCTACGATGTTTCAATAAAGTACATAACCAGTATACTTCAAAGGCTGATTTCTAACCCGTTTTGCTAAAGTTGCTGGCTCAATCAAAGGTCTATAGTCATATCCAGATGTTGTGCTGTTTGAGTTCGCAGTATCTCCATTTCTTTCCTCGTTCGTTAGGATAGGATTTCCTTCGGGCGTACAATCGCTGTTATGTTTTCGGCTCGAACTTCTTCGGTCTTTTTATGATGTTGTTTACCGGTACGTTAAGATTGAATAATTATATCTGTTTCAGATCCCCGATGCACGATGTACTCCTCATTTGCAAAGTCAGTATCCAGTATATTTTGCTTTCGCATTCTTTTCAGCAACGCAACGTCTCATTTATCTAAATCACTTGGTTTCGCATGGCGTCTGAAGTTTGCTCCATATTTCCCCTTTCCCTAAACGCATGATGTAGTCATTCACATGCGTCATAGCTCCATCCATGCTCCATCAATACAACCTCGTTGACTTTTATTTTAGTAAACGGTTCCTGTGCCTCGACCACGCGGTTGACCTGTGATCCGACACGTGGGATACCTAGCTGCTTAGCAGTAGCATCCcagcaacaaaacaacaaaaaaaactagacATTTTGCCCTTACTTCATGTTTTTTCACTGCAATGAATGTTACGAACGATCCGAGGATGCTCAAAAGGATTCTCTGTTCCATATGCTTTTAAGATTCGAGACGATCCTTTTGTAGAAGGAGATACTGTCACATTCTGGGACTTAAGTTTAGTTCAAGCGTCATCGATTATCAAATCAGCGTTCGCTCCTGAATCAACTAGCATTTCGAGCTTCACATCTTCGCTGACACATTcgatcacattagc
The Toxorhynchites rutilus septentrionalis strain SRP chromosome 2, ASM2978413v1, whole genome shotgun sequence genome window above contains:
- the LOC129765331 gene encoding anaphase-promoting complex subunit 5, with translation MSAKKEPETIGFWLPNQSATKMDVLTPHKLAVVFLIQEYLSLKKAADENPQIQFTVRDRRKFCMLLLKLIQYPDMAFKDLYGLLTSPVYGIHQTHMDEFERLMKMLKTVGIEVLFDLYSIIDKLITENASSYQIGIVGLYFRRVYVTLDKMNFPEFMALYRNSVAYYEKGMRTVLISSSASSNNESLMSLEAQGAYKDKSSTCKWSTKQSELFVAQQSALLQNNEVDALNPKDMQTRLNEIVHDHPLYSQAYFLSYLNSVRSRDFFNAVDALHRSFDRSTLNAMSLTQDNKDYQYSALNLAILHALFNHNGEALASIKECIMLAQENSDKICLQLAHSWLCILDASKPQFTEKNIANKELITLVHSISLGIQALVKSSASTGYTPAKLFEVLLKSDILNCQTSMIDLIANAISERAALWAMYGKNEVSSLCSQLLLNSDLKSLGKTYNGEGICQALCSLTIWLAIQGEFNLSLTVLKHTKERFPRYPLSKSWMIADHYISSMQAIFRREWTEASSACYQLYTLDKHLSLLQRARLALARLNLKSADQLLCQLLDDETIEPLTRVKALLLKAHLQTISPEMTRMEVVNVLNEALAIASKNYLDYEKALIEMHFSHILLTMKLVHQALKAVKNGLENILANGGIYDKARVLFLFVKCILAVEQEPVNKLAKIGKCLPMLDQALSYFQKLECYVKVKDVYIFLATFYHELQMTEERNKYAYKYRQIEEQYPTAKEYLHMFF